A genomic region of Myxosarcina sp. GI1 contains the following coding sequences:
- a CDS encoding PAS domain S-box protein, whose protein sequence is MIVAGYRQLKLIAETANFKIYRGFRERDGISVTLKINRAQHSALETLHRYRQEYEIISSLNAPGIIKAYELISHSNGVAIALEYFAAESLKSLLQKRKFTVKEVLNIGIQIAAALAEVHQANIIHKDINPSNILFNRQTEILKLVDFGIATQLSKEQKSIQNYNILEGTLAYISPEQTGRMNRCLDYRSDYYSLGVTLYELLTQKLPFASKEPLELIHYHLAKPPVPPVQIDPKIPQVVSKIVMKLMAKNAEDRYQSSVGIKHDLEVCLERLNDNGEVLQFELGQKDICDRFIIPEKLYGREAEVKVLLDSFERVAQGNSELMLVAGFSGIGKTALINEVYKPITRHKGYFIKGKFDQFNRNIPLSAFVKAFSSLVKQLLSESVEGLSQWKQEILAALGNNARVIIEVIPDLELILGAQPPVPQLSGTAAQNRFNLVFNKFIRVFTKKEHPLVIFLDDLQWADLASLNLLKLLMSETKNSSLLVIGAYRDNEVFAAHPLNLSLEEITRKAVKIDTIALKHLVKTDINCLVADALLCSQAIAAPLSELIYQKTQGNPFFTTQFLKGLYEDGHIVFNRNKNCWQCDLFQIRQLALTEDVMEFMVSRLQKLPKPTQDILKLAACIGDRFDLKTLAIICQRSEVEVTNDFWSALQASLIIPETEIYRLFDTENASHKFADLTIAYRFLHDRVQQAAYCLIPEARRQDIHYQVGRLLLANSTNEEREERLFEIVNHLNIGIALITQPQERDDLANSNLAAGRKAKSSTAYGTAITYFSTGIDLLPENAWDTHYSLMLSLHEEIVEASYLNTDFERLEQFANLVLNHAKISLDTIKVQQIKIIGTKTQGQLLESIAIGLQVLKILGIEFPQHSTQEDIRQAFETTKALWIDKSPQSLLDLPVMEDPLLLAAMEILTVLVSPAYIAAPNLMPLFIFKQVELSIQSGNSHVSVMSYSDYGLILCGIIGDYENGYEFGQLALSLLEKLQTKTFKCRCWFVVYTYIEHWKTRLSEILSSLLETYHSGLEIGDIENLSLSAFSFGQYAYYSGQDLGELVLTMEDYRQVIVRYKQAFCLPFQEIYQQTVLNLLGQSETPHLLTGEIFDRENSLAKLQASNHRAALFHWHANQAILAYMFDRTAEAVIFSAETAQYFDGGVGSFQTVLYSWYDALIQLARFADIIEPEERQSLLLKVQQQQEKLHHWAALAPMNHQHRWELVEAERCRVLGKQYEAGDFYDRAIASAKANGFIQDEALANELAAKFYLNWSKEKVAAGYMQEAYYCYVLWGAKAKIDYLKQHYSELLRPILQLKAQAFNSLQALSLLSTASNSNYLSDSEQTNYSFNEAFDLTNILKSAQVLTETLELDELLNKLSQIILQNSGSDRLILALENNPGDWQINLIADTENIEFVVQSLESSSNNPVRLINYVKNTQKIVLVNNLETDLPIIDNYLLEQKPQSILALPLRHQKKLIGVLYLHASSIKGLFDLEKTIVLEFLCSQAAVAIHNARLFADAKLKSKAIESSVDGIAMLQDGKFEYLNQSHISLFGYEKNELVGQSWEILYSPEEVKRFQQEVFPILANSKTWSGEATALRKDGSSFIQEVSLFSLDENKLICICRDISDRKRTEKSLSLTQFAVDNSATNIFWIDYEGRLINFNKSACSTHGYSRDELQELYVWDINPDLQPHEWSDYWQEIKQKTFIRIEVYHQHKNGTVFPVEIISNYLEYEGEGFAYAQVQDISDRKQLQQQQQQLIDILEATTDFIGTSTPDGKITWLNQPLQALNPDLDYKNNDVYFPVFHPDWISQKIFNEGVPIAVERGTWSGEAALIDCDGREISVSQVIIAHKKPDGTLVNLSTIMRDISDRKAAEQLLQENENKFRTLVSNIDGAVYRCKYDWDLTADYISPFVEELTGYPADDFINNRIRTYTSIIHPEDREHLLQEMGKAIKNRQSFDVQYRIIHRNGNICWHSEKGKGIYDRDGQLQFLEGVIFDISDRKKAEQELKFAKFTLDNFADHILVLKLNAQIIDANPACCNSLGYSHSELCSLRLYDICPEAENDWNEVSQVIKHNRNLYLESYHQKKSGETFPIEISANYLEYLGEEYIVGIIRDISDRKKLEQEQEQLTTILETTSDYIGIANLEGKIIWMNKQFRELRKDLIERETSIKITSCHPEWANQMYREEAFPTAMQEGTWSGEAAILTEEGKEIPVSQVIIARKKPDGTVESLSTIMRNISAQKRTETILKLKQNHLTALLNNIPHITWLKDEESRFINVNQAFADACGLNIEEIVGRTDFDIWTGKLAQQYINDDRMVLQSGQRKVVEEKLIQQDKIERWLETSKTPFRDAEGNVAGTVGIAVDVTDYKLTQEKLFRSQQLLQTVLNTITKSVFWKDRNLTYIGCNKGFAKLVELSSPDEIIGKTDYDLPWTEKQLVSYVERDRNIISSGQAELSVVETHITAEGIEIVLEANKSPLLDENGNVIGILGTLRDITQQKQAEKTLKNINEELEARVARRTFDLEQTNQALAQAKQKVEKVNEYERALNEIIKNIRQSLDIEEIFQVTTSQVRTILQCERIIIYRFNIDRSGKFIHESRKDGWFPLITNARQAEWNDSFLMNQEENNYNFFADVYKVDDICKTEPSLCNIEDLEKFHIRAYLKVPIFVGERIWGLLAAYQHSQPREWQPEEVKLLQQVSSHLGVAIKQSELFQEMIKAKEKAEVANQAKSTFLANMSHELRTPLNAILGFTQILQKDRSATDYQQQKLATIYRSGEHLLNLINDVLDMSKIEAGRMILNSTSFNFLQMLDNIREMLQIKARQKNLLFLFELHPDTPQYICIDEQKLRQVIINLLSNAIKFTEEGKIVLRVKPDSGDRQILLFEVEDTGKGIAEEDIELLFNAFIQTRTGRQFQEGTGLGLAISRQFVRLMGGDISVSSQVGKGSIFKFNIVTEPVRETEITVNPTSQQVIGLAPDRSTYRILIVDDVAENREILQQILGDLGFELQEAVNGAEALDIAQAWQPDLICMDMRMPVMNGYEATQRLKANPTTKNIKIIALTASSFEEEQTIIIASGCDDFIAKPFREAALLEKIAKHLGVSYVYETEASSEMATNNASSLEEFILEPDTLKVMPEEWLTQLEQAANALDEKKLNNLLDVIRQEHPLLAEAIKNEIDKFEFDNIAELAKKVR, encoded by the coding sequence ATGATTGTAGCAGGCTATCGTCAATTAAAATTAATCGCAGAAACAGCTAACTTTAAGATCTATAGAGGCTTTAGAGAACGAGATGGTATCTCCGTAACTCTCAAAATCAACAGAGCGCAACATTCTGCTTTAGAAACGCTTCACCGCTATCGCCAGGAATACGAAATTATTAGTTCTCTAAACGCTCCAGGAATAATTAAAGCTTATGAATTAATATCTCATAGTAATGGAGTGGCGATCGCTTTAGAATACTTTGCCGCAGAATCTCTCAAAAGCCTGTTACAAAAGAGAAAATTCACTGTCAAAGAAGTTTTAAACATAGGTATTCAGATAGCTGCCGCTCTGGCAGAGGTTCATCAGGCTAACATAATTCACAAAGACATTAACCCCAGTAATATTCTCTTTAATAGGCAAACGGAGATTTTAAAGCTAGTAGATTTTGGTATTGCCACACAATTATCTAAAGAACAAAAATCGATTCAGAATTACAACATTTTAGAAGGTACCCTGGCTTATATTTCTCCCGAACAAACAGGTAGGATGAATCGCTGTCTGGACTATCGCAGCGATTACTATTCTTTGGGTGTGACTTTATACGAACTGTTGACTCAAAAATTACCTTTTGCCAGTAAAGAACCACTGGAGTTGATTCACTATCACTTGGCAAAACCACCAGTTCCTCCCGTTCAGATCGATCCCAAGATACCGCAAGTAGTTTCTAAAATAGTAATGAAACTAATGGCAAAAAACGCTGAAGATCGCTATCAAAGTTCGGTAGGTATAAAGCACGATCTAGAAGTTTGTTTGGAGCGACTTAACGATAATGGGGAAGTTCTACAATTTGAATTAGGACAAAAAGATATTTGCGATCGCTTTATTATTCCCGAAAAGCTCTACGGAAGGGAAGCAGAAGTAAAAGTATTACTCGATAGCTTTGAGAGAGTCGCCCAGGGTAATTCGGAATTAATGCTGGTAGCGGGTTTCTCTGGTATTGGTAAGACAGCCCTAATTAATGAAGTCTACAAGCCCATAACCAGACACAAAGGATATTTTATTAAGGGTAAATTCGACCAATTTAATCGCAATATTCCTTTAAGTGCTTTTGTTAAAGCTTTTAGTAGTTTAGTCAAACAATTATTAAGTGAATCAGTCGAAGGATTAAGCCAATGGAAACAAGAAATCTTGGCAGCATTGGGCAACAATGCCAGAGTAATTATTGAGGTTATTCCCGATTTAGAGCTTATTTTGGGCGCACAACCACCCGTTCCACAATTATCTGGCACTGCCGCTCAAAATCGCTTTAATTTGGTTTTCAATAAATTTATCCGAGTTTTTACGAAGAAAGAACATCCTTTAGTAATTTTTCTCGACGATTTGCAGTGGGCAGATTTAGCTTCTCTTAACTTGCTAAAACTATTAATGAGCGAAACAAAAAATAGCTCTTTACTAGTGATTGGTGCTTATCGCGATAACGAAGTATTTGCTGCCCATCCTTTAAACTTGAGTTTAGAAGAAATTACCCGAAAAGCAGTCAAAATCGACACGATCGCTTTGAAACATCTAGTAAAAACAGATATAAACTGTTTAGTTGCAGACGCTCTACTTTGTTCTCAAGCTATTGCTGCTCCTTTGTCAGAGCTAATTTATCAAAAAACTCAGGGTAATCCTTTCTTTACCACTCAGTTTTTAAAAGGACTATATGAAGATGGTCATATTGTTTTCAATCGCAATAAAAATTGTTGGCAGTGCGATCTTTTTCAAATAAGACAACTAGCTCTGACTGAAGATGTAATGGAATTTATGGTAAGTCGCCTACAAAAGCTACCAAAACCAACCCAAGATATCTTGAAGCTAGCTGCCTGTATTGGCGATCGCTTCGATTTAAAGACTTTAGCGATTATTTGTCAACGGTCAGAAGTAGAAGTTACTAACGATTTCTGGTCGGCTTTGCAGGCTAGTTTAATTATTCCCGAAACAGAAATTTATCGTTTATTCGACACAGAAAATGCTTCCCATAAATTTGCAGATTTGACAATTGCCTACCGTTTTTTACACGATCGCGTTCAGCAAGCCGCTTATTGTCTTATACCTGAAGCGCGAAGGCAGGACATTCATTACCAAGTAGGACGATTACTGCTCGCTAATTCTACCAATGAAGAACGGGAAGAACGGCTGTTTGAAATTGTCAATCATTTAAATATAGGTATCGCTCTAATTACCCAACCCCAGGAAAGAGACGATTTAGCAAATTCAAATCTGGCAGCAGGACGAAAAGCTAAGTCATCTACTGCTTATGGTACTGCAATTACTTATTTCTCTACTGGAATTGACTTATTGCCCGAAAATGCCTGGGACACCCACTATTCTCTAATGCTATCCCTGCATGAAGAAATTGTTGAAGCAAGCTATCTCAATACCGATTTCGAGCGGTTGGAACAGTTCGCAAATTTAGTATTGAACCATGCTAAAATCTCGCTCGATACTATCAAAGTCCAGCAAATCAAAATTATCGGTACTAAAACCCAGGGACAGCTTTTGGAGTCGATCGCCATTGGGTTGCAGGTATTAAAAATTTTGGGAATTGAATTTCCGCAACACTCCACTCAAGAAGATATTAGGCAGGCATTTGAGACAACTAAAGCCTTATGGATAGATAAATCTCCCCAGAGCTTACTAGATTTACCCGTGATGGAAGATCCTTTGTTGTTAGCTGCAATGGAGATACTGACAGTTTTAGTATCTCCTGCTTATATAGCAGCACCCAACTTGATGCCCTTGTTCATTTTTAAGCAAGTAGAACTCTCCATTCAATCGGGTAATTCTCATGTATCTGTTATGTCTTACAGTGATTATGGTTTGATTCTATGTGGGATTATTGGAGATTACGAGAATGGTTATGAATTCGGACAATTAGCCTTGAGTTTACTGGAAAAACTCCAGACAAAAACCTTTAAGTGTCGCTGTTGGTTTGTCGTTTATACATATATCGAACACTGGAAAACCCGCCTGTCGGAAATACTTTCTTCTTTACTGGAAACCTATCATAGTGGGTTGGAAATTGGCGACATTGAAAACCTTAGTTTAAGCGCGTTTAGTTTTGGTCAATATGCTTATTATTCAGGGCAAGACTTAGGAGAACTTGTTCTGACAATGGAGGATTATCGGCAAGTCATCGTTCGCTACAAGCAAGCATTCTGCCTACCCTTTCAAGAAATATATCAACAAACCGTTCTTAATTTACTGGGGCAGAGTGAAACACCTCACCTATTGACTGGAGAAATTTTCGACCGAGAAAACTCTCTTGCTAAACTACAGGCAAGCAATCATCGAGCAGCATTATTTCACTGGCATGCAAACCAAGCTATTCTGGCATATATGTTCGATCGCACTGCTGAGGCGGTTATATTTTCTGCCGAGACAGCCCAATATTTCGATGGTGGTGTAGGGTCGTTTCAGACTGTACTTTATTCTTGGTACGATGCCTTAATTCAACTTGCTCGATTCGCAGACATCATAGAACCAGAAGAACGCCAGTCGCTCCTGCTTAAAGTGCAACAGCAGCAAGAAAAACTTCACCACTGGGCAGCTTTGGCTCCCATGAATCATCAACATCGCTGGGAACTAGTAGAGGCAGAACGGTGTCGGGTTCTCGGCAAGCAATATGAAGCTGGAGATTTTTACGATCGCGCCATTGCCAGTGCCAAAGCAAATGGTTTCATTCAAGACGAAGCTCTGGCAAACGAACTGGCAGCTAAGTTTTATCTCAACTGGAGCAAAGAAAAAGTAGCAGCAGGCTATATGCAGGAAGCTTATTATTGTTATGTCCTATGGGGGGCAAAAGCAAAAATCGACTATTTAAAACAGCATTATTCCGAATTACTACGTCCAATCCTACAACTAAAAGCCCAGGCATTTAATTCCTTACAAGCCCTGTCATTACTATCTACTGCTAGTAACTCCAATTATTTATCTGATTCCGAACAGACTAATTATAGTTTTAATGAGGCTTTCGATTTAACTAATATTCTTAAATCGGCACAAGTTCTAACAGAAACCCTCGAACTCGATGAGTTATTAAATAAACTAAGTCAAATTATACTTCAAAATTCAGGTAGCGATCGCCTGATTTTGGCTTTAGAAAATAATCCTGGGGACTGGCAAATTAACCTCATTGCCGATACAGAAAATATAGAATTTGTGGTTCAATCCTTAGAGTCAAGTTCTAACAATCCAGTACGATTAATCAATTATGTTAAAAACACTCAAAAAATAGTCTTAGTTAATAATCTAGAAACCGATCTGCCTATTATTGATAATTATTTACTAGAGCAAAAACCCCAAAGTATTTTGGCTTTACCTCTCAGACACCAAAAGAAATTAATTGGAGTTTTGTATTTACACGCTTCTAGCATTAAAGGTTTGTTCGATCTCGAAAAAACGATTGTTTTAGAATTTCTCTGTTCTCAAGCAGCGGTCGCCATTCACAATGCTCGTCTGTTTGCCGATGCCAAGCTCAAATCTAAAGCGATTGAATCTTCAGTAGATGGCATAGCCATGTTGCAAGATGGTAAGTTTGAATATTTGAACCAAAGTCATATTTCACTGTTTGGTTATGAAAAAAATGAACTCGTCGGGCAATCCTGGGAAATTCTTTATTCTCCAGAAGAAGTAAAGCGTTTTCAGCAAGAAGTTTTTCCAATCTTAGCTAATTCTAAAACCTGGAGTGGAGAAGCAACTGCACTACGTAAGGATGGTAGTAGCTTTATCCAGGAAGTAAGTTTATTTTCTCTCGATGAAAATAAATTAATTTGTATCTGTCGGGATATTAGCGATCGCAAAAGAACTGAAAAATCGCTAAGTTTAACCCAATTTGCAGTAGATAATTCAGCAACTAATATTTTCTGGATCGACTATGAGGGTCGTTTGATTAACTTTAATAAATCGGCTTGTTCGACTCATGGCTACAGTCGTGATGAATTACAAGAACTTTATGTTTGGGATATCAATCCCGATTTACAACCTCATGAATGGTCTGATTATTGGCAAGAAATAAAGCAAAAAACTTTTATCAGAATTGAAGTTTATCACCAACATAAAAATGGCACAGTTTTTCCCGTTGAAATTATTAGTAATTATCTAGAGTATGAAGGAGAAGGGTTTGCCTATGCTCAAGTACAAGATATTAGCGATCGCAAACAACTCCAACAACAGCAACAACAACTTATAGATATTTTAGAAGCCACAACGGACTTTATTGGTACCAGTACTCCTGATGGAAAAATAACTTGGCTCAATCAGCCTCTACAAGCTCTTAATCCCGATTTAGACTATAAAAACAACGATGTATATTTTCCAGTTTTTCATCCCGACTGGATAAGCCAAAAAATATTTAATGAAGGCGTACCGATTGCAGTCGAACGGGGAACTTGGTCGGGAGAAGCCGCACTGATCGATTGCGATGGCAGGGAAATTTCCGTATCACAAGTCATAATCGCTCATAAAAAACCTGACGGTACTTTAGTAAATTTATCGACGATTATGCGAGATATAAGCGATCGCAAAGCTGCCGAGCAATTACTTCAAGAGAATGAAAATAAGTTCCGCACCTTAGTGTCTAATATTGATGGTGCAGTTTATCGTTGCAAATACGATTGGGATTTAACTGCGGATTATATTAGTCCTTTCGTTGAGGAGTTAACTGGTTATCCAGCAGATGACTTTATTAATAATCGTATTAGAACTTATACAAGCATTATTCATCCTGAAGATCGAGAACATCTTTTGCAGGAAATGGGAAAAGCCATAAAGAACCGTCAATCATTCGATGTTCAATATCGTATAATACACCGCAATGGCAATATTTGCTGGCATTCTGAGAAAGGAAAAGGTATTTACGACCGAGATGGTCAATTGCAATTCTTAGAAGGGGTTATTTTTGATATCAGCGATCGCAAAAAAGCCGAACAAGAACTAAAATTTGCCAAATTTACTTTGGATAATTTTGCCGATCATATTCTCGTTCTCAAGTTAAATGCTCAAATCATCGATGCCAACCCAGCTTGTTGTAACAGCTTGGGATATTCTCACTCAGAATTGTGTTCTCTACGTTTGTACGATATTTGTCCCGAAGCCGAAAATGATTGGAACGAAGTTAGTCAAGTGATTAAGCATAATCGTAACTTGTATTTGGAATCTTACCACCAAAAAAAATCGGGGGAAACATTTCCAATAGAAATTTCGGCTAACTATCTCGAATACTTAGGTGAAGAATACATAGTTGGCATTATTAGAGATATCAGCGATCGTAAAAAATTAGAACAAGAACAAGAACAACTTACTACTATTTTAGAAACCACTTCAGATTATATTGGGATTGCCAATCTCGAAGGCAAAATTATCTGGATGAATAAACAATTCAGGGAACTACGCAAAGATTTAATCGAGCGAGAAACAAGCATCAAAATAACTTCATGTCATCCTGAGTGGGCTAATCAGATGTATCGAGAAGAAGCTTTTCCTACTGCAATGCAAGAAGGTACGTGGTCGGGAGAAGCTGCTATCCTCACTGAAGAAGGCAAGGAAATTCCCGTATCGCAAGTCATCATCGCTCGTAAAAAACCTGACGGCACAGTCGAAAGTTTATCGACGATTATGCGAAATATTTCGGCACAAAAACGGACTGAAACAATTCTAAAACTCAAACAAAATCATTTAACAGCACTACTGAATAACATTCCTCATATTACTTGGCTTAAAGATGAAGAAAGCCGATTTATTAATGTCAATCAAGCTTTTGCTGATGCTTGTGGCTTAAACATCGAAGAGATAGTAGGTAGAACAGATTTTGATATTTGGACTGGAAAACTAGCGCAGCAATATATTAACGACGACCGAATGGTACTTCAATCTGGTCAACGAAAGGTCGTAGAAGAGAAACTCATACAGCAAGATAAAATAGAAAGATGGCTCGAAACTTCTAAAACCCCTTTTCGAGATGCAGAAGGAAATGTGGCTGGAACTGTGGGCATTGCGGTAGATGTTACTGATTACAAACTTACGCAAGAGAAGCTATTTCGATCGCAACAACTATTACAAACTGTTTTAAACACAATTACCAAGTCAGTTTTTTGGAAAGACCGTAATTTAACATATATTGGCTGCAATAAAGGCTTTGCCAAACTTGTGGAACTTAGTTCTCCCGACGAAATTATTGGTAAAACTGACTACGATTTACCTTGGACAGAGAAGCAGTTAGTCTCTTATGTAGAAAGAGATCGCAACATTATTTCTAGTGGACAAGCCGAACTGAGCGTAGTGGAGACGCACATTACTGCCGAAGGAATAGAAATTGTACTCGAAGCTAACAAATCTCCTTTGCTTGATGAAAACGGCAACGTAATCGGTATTCTGGGAACTTTGAGAGATATTACCCAACAAAAACAAGCAGAGAAAACCCTAAAAAATATTAATGAAGAATTAGAAGCTAGAGTTGCCAGGCGCACCTTTGACCTCGAACAAACCAATCAGGCTTTAGCTCAAGCCAAGCAAAAAGTTGAAAAGGTTAATGAATACGAACGAGCTTTGAATGAAATTATCAAAAATATTCGTCAAAGTTTGGATATTGAAGAAATTTTTCAAGTCACTACCTCACAAGTAAGAACAATTCTTCAATGCGAACGAATAATTATCTATCGATTCAACATAGATCGGAGCGGTAAATTCATTCACGAATCTAGAAAAGACGGCTGGTTTCCATTAATTACTAACGCTCGTCAAGCAGAATGGAATGATTCTTTTTTAATGAACCAAGAAGAAAATAACTACAATTTTTTTGCTGATGTTTATAAGGTTGACGATATTTGCAAGACAGAGCCTTCTCTATGTAATATAGAAGACCTAGAAAAATTTCACATTAGAGCTTATTTAAAAGTACCAATTTTTGTAGGTGAAAGAATCTGGGGTTTACTAGCTGCTTATCAACATTCTCAACCCAGGGAATGGCAGCCAGAGGAAGTTAAACTTCTGCAACAAGTAAGTAGTCATTTGGGTGTGGCAATTAAACAGTCAGAGCTTTTTCAAGAAATGATAAAAGCCAAAGAAAAAGCAGAAGTAGCCAATCAAGCTAAAAGTACCTTTCTTGCTAATATGAGCCACGAACTGCGTACACCACTAAATGCAATTCTCGGTTTTACTCAAATTCTGCAAAAAGATCGATCTGCTACTGATTATCAACAACAAAAATTAGCAACTATTTATCGCAGTGGAGAACATCTACTCAATCTAATAAACGATGTTCTCGATATGTCCAAAATTGAAGCAGGAAGAATGATTTTGAACTCAACTAGCTTCAATTTTCTCCAAATGCTCGACAATATCCGAGAAATGTTACAAATTAAAGCTCGACAGAAAAACTTGCTCTTTTTATTTGAACTTCACCCAGATACTCCTCAATATATTTGTATTGACGAACAAAAACTACGTCAGGTAATTATCAATCTTTTGAGCAATGCTATTAAGTTTACTGAGGAAGGAAAGATAGTTTTGAGGGTAAAACCAGATTCTGGCGATCGCCAAATACTATTATTTGAAGTTGAGGATACTGGCAAAGGTATAGCCGAAGAAGATATAGAACTTCTGTTTAACGCCTTCATACAAACTAGAACGGGTAGACAATTCCAAGAGGGAACGGGACTTGGTTTAGCCATTAGTCGTCAATTCGTTCGATTAATGGGAGGAGATATCAGCGTTAGCAGCCAGGTAGGAAAAGGTTCGATATTTAAATTCAATATAGTTACAGAACCAGTTAGAGAAACAGAAATAACAGTTAATCCTACCAGTCAACAAGTCATTGGTCTAGCACCCGACCGCTCTACATACCGTATTTTAATAGTCGATGATGTTGCAGAAAATAGAGAAATATTACAGCAGATTTTAGGGGATTTAGGTTTTGAACTGCAAGAAGCAGTTAACGGAGCAGAAGCCTTAGATATAGCCCAAGCCTGGCAACCAGATTTAATTTGCATGGATATGCGGATGCCTGTCATGAATGGTTACGAAGCTACTCAAAGGCTTAAAGCGAATCCAACTACTAAAAATATTAAAATAATTGCTCTCACAGCATCTAGTTTTGAAGAAGAGCAAACAATAATTATAGCCTCTGGTTGCGATGATTTTATCGCCAAACCATTTAGAGAGGCAGCTTTGCTAGAGAAGATAGCCAAACATTTGGGAGTAAGTTATGTATATGAAACTGAAGCCAGCTCTGAGATGGCGACAAATAATGCCTCATCTCTAGAGGAGTTTATCTTAGAACCAGATACACTAAAAGTTATGCCTGAAGAATGGCTAACACAGCTAGAGCAAGCTGCCAATGCTTTAGACGAAAAGAAACTAAATAATCTGTTAGATGTAATCAGGCAAGAACACCCTCTTTTAGCCGAAGCAATTAAAAATGAGATCGATAAATTTGAATTTGACAACATCGCCGAACTAGCAAAAAAAGTTCGTTAG
- a CDS encoding ABC transporter substrate-binding protein, whose protein sequence is MVISSTTNATNKWGNLDSQRGNLSELDLWCMVCGGFHMTAEHWKFMAEDMPQDPVEMIDDLIKMGVYKPDVFKAADAVNAADLRKNLLLKVAGKGDPKRERLVLELARQAGGIENAFAAAFGPKAGEFFGDVVHYGQFSRRRFLKNLAVGAALVTLANCAPNNNGGEQAATEDSPPPEGTENLEKKDLRIGFIPITCATPIIMSEPLGFYSKYGFNAEVVKMPSWGAVRDSAIAGELDAYHMLAPMPIAMTLGLGSASFGVKLASIENINGQAITVANRHKGKVNGPADFKGFVMGVPFPYSMHNLLLRYYLATGGIDPDKDVKIRPVPPPDSIAQLVAGDIDAYLMPDPFNQRAVYEEVGYIHKLTKELWPGHPCCAFAASDAWIEQNPNTFRALNKSIIEAAGYAQDPANRPEIAKAISERAFLNQPVEVVEAVLTGNFDDGQGNSREIPDRIAFDPYPWQSFANWISSQLVRWDLQGSGEVKEVLGEGKYDEVGQEIFLTDVARELAQELGQTPPEDIYRTEKLEFDTFDPENPQQYVQQQIDKYGV, encoded by the coding sequence ATGGTCATTTCCTCAACAACAAACGCAACAAATAAATGGGGTAATCTCGACTCCCAAAGGGGAAATCTCAGTGAATTAGATTTGTGGTGTATGGTCTGCGGTGGTTTTCACATGACTGCCGAGCACTGGAAGTTTATGGCGGAAGATATGCCTCAAGATCCAGTGGAGATGATCGACGACCTGATTAAAATGGGGGTTTATAAGCCAGATGTCTTTAAGGCAGCAGATGCGGTTAATGCTGCCGATTTGCGTAAAAACCTGTTGCTTAAAGTGGCGGGTAAAGGCGATCCCAAACGAGAAAGACTGGTATTAGAATTAGCCAGACAGGCAGGAGGTATTGAAAATGCTTTTGCCGCTGCGTTTGGTCCCAAGGCAGGAGAATTCTTTGGCGATGTAGTGCATTACGGTCAGTTCAGTCGCCGTCGCTTTTTGAAGAATTTAGCGGTTGGTGCAGCTTTAGTAACTTTGGCAAATTGCGCTCCTAATAACAATGGAGGAGAACAAGCTGCAACGGAAGATTCTCCACCGCCCGAAGGAACAGAAAATCTCGAAAAGAAAGACTTAAGGATTGGCTTTATTCCTATTACCTGCGCTACGCCAATTATTATGTCCGAACCGTTAGGCTTTTATTCTAAGTATGGTTTTAATGCTGAAGTAGTAAAAATGCCCAGTTGGGGAGCGGTTCGCGATTCGGCGATCGCAGGGGAACTAGATGCCTATCACATGCTGGCACCAATGCCCATTGCTATGACTTTAGGTTTGGGTTCGGCATCTTTTGGCGTGAAGTTAGCCAGCATTGAAAATATTAACGGTCAGGCAATTACCGTTGCTAACAGACATAAGGGAAAAGTAAACGGTCCTGCCGACTTTAAAGGCTTTGTTATGGGCGTGCCGTTCCCCTATTCGATGCACAATCTTCTGTTAAGGTACTATTTGGCGACAGGGGGCATAGACCCAGATAAAGATGTCAAAATTCGCCCCGTACCGCCACCAGACAGTATCGCTCAGTTAGTGGCGGGAGATATCGACGCTTATCTGATGCCCGATCCGTTCAATCAGCGGGCGGTGTATGAGGAAGTGGGATACATTCACAAACTCACCAAAGAATTATGGCCTGGTCATCCCTGCTGTGCCTTTGCCGCCAGCGATGCCTGGATCGAACAAAATCCCAATACTTTTAGGGCATTAAATAAATCGATTATTGAAGCGGCTGGCTACGCTCAAGATCCTGCCAACCGTCCTGAAATTGCTAAGGCGATTTCCGAACGAGCCTTTCTCAATCAGCCTGTAGAAGTGGTAGAAGCGGTTCTTACAGGCAATTTTGATGACGGTCAGGGCAATAGTCGAGAAATACCCGATCGCATTGCTTTCGATCCCTATCCCTGGCAGAGCTTTGCCAACTGGATTTCTTCTCAGTTAGTAAGGTGGGATTTACAGGGAAGTGGAGAAGTTAAAGAGGTCTTAGGTGAAGGTAAGTATGACGAAGTAGGTCAAGAGATTTTCTTAACTGACGTAGCTAGAGAATTAGCCCAAGAACTAGGGCAGACACCTCCAGAGGATATCTATCGTACTGAAAAACTAGAGTTCGACACCTTCGATCCCGAAAATCCCCAGCAATACGTCCAACAGCAAATTGATAAATACGGCGTTTAA